One window of the Populus nigra chromosome 4, ddPopNigr1.1, whole genome shotgun sequence genome contains the following:
- the LOC133692822 gene encoding purple acid phosphatase 2-like: MVEMVYDNFIRVPQNWKRSRREETERRWDSLLLMACLILSCAEIVNGGITSSYVRDADFSLDMPLDSDVFRVPPGYNAPQQVHITQGDHEGKGVIVSWVTQDEPGSKTVLYWAENSGLKKLAEGFIVTYKYYNYTSGYIHHCTIEDLEFDTKYYYEVGIGNTTRQFWFLTPPKPGPDVPYTFGLIGDLGQTSDSNRTLTHYELNPAKGQTLLFVGDLSYANDYPFHDNTRWDTWGRFVERVAAYQPWIWTAGNHEIDYAPEIGESKPFKPYTHRYHVPYIASGSTSSLWYSIKRASTYIIVMSSYSAYGKYTPQYLWLKNELPKVNRTETPWLIVLMHSPMYNSYVNHYMEGETMRVMYEPWFVENKVDIVFAGHVHAYERSYRISNIAYRIVAGSCTPTRDESAPIYITIGDGGNLEGLATNMTEPRPSYTAFREASFGHGILDIKNRTHAHFSWYRNQDGYPVEADSLWLQNRFWNPFKASSVAAI, translated from the exons ATGGTAGAGATGGtctatgataattttattagagTCCCTCAAAACTGGAAGCGGTCAAGGAGAGAAGAGACGGAAAGGAGATGGGATTCTCTTCTTTTAATGGCGTGTTTGATATTGAGTTGTGCAGAGATTGTTAATGGAGGAATAACAAGCAGTTACGTAAGAGATGCTGACTTTTCTCTTGATATGCCATTAGACAGTGACGTGTTTAGAGTCCCTCCTGGTTATAACGCTCCTCAACAG GTTCATATAACACAAGGAGACCATGAAGGGAAGGGTGTGATTGTGTCCTGGGTTACACAAGATGAGCCTGGTTCAAAGACAGTGCTTTACTGGGCTGAAAATAGTGGGCTCAAAAAACTTGCAGAAGGTTTTATAGTGACGTATAAATACTACAATTACACTTCTGGTTATATTCACCACTGCACCATTGAGGATTTGGAG TTTGATACCAAATATTACTATGAGGTTGGAATTGGAAACACAACAAGACAGTTCTGGTTTCTTACTCCTCCTAAACCTGGTCCTGATGTTCCTTACACTTTTGGTCTCATAG GGGATCTTGGTCAAACTAGTGATTCAAACAGGACACTTACCCACTATGAATTAAATCCGGCAAAGGGACAGACATTGTTGTTTGTCGGTGATCTGTCTTACGCAAATGATTATCCATTTCATGACAACACAAGGTGGGATACATGGGGAAGGTTCGTAGAAAGAGTTGCTGCTTATCAACCTTGGATTTGGACGGCTGGGAATCATGAAATTGACTATGCTCCTGAAATT GGTGAAAGCAAACCATTTAAGCCTTATACCCACCGCTATCATGTCCCGTATATAGCATCAGGTAGCACATCTTCTCTGTGGTACTCCATCAAAAGAGCTTCAACATACATCATTGTCATGTCCTCCTACTCAGCTTAtg GAAAATACACTCCTCAGTACCTATGGCTAAAAAACGAGCTGCCTAAAGTAAACAGGACTGAGACACCATGGCTTATTGTTCTTATGCATTCTCCAATGTATAACAGTTATGTAAATCATTACATGGAAGGGGAAACCATGAGAGTAATGTATGAGCCCTGGTTTGTGGAGAACAAAGTCGATATTGTCTTTGCCGGCCATGTTCATGCTTATGAGCGATCT TATCGTATATCAAACATTGCATATAGAATCGTCGCTGGTTCGTGCACTCCCACAAGAGATGAATCTGCCCCCATTTACATAACCATTGGAGATGGAGGAAATCTAGAAGGATTAGCGACCAA cATGACAGAGCCACGGCCAAGCTACACAGCTTTTCGTGAAGCTAGTTTTGGTCATGGTATTCTTGATATAAAGAACAGGACCCATGCACATTTCAGCTGGTATCGTAATCAAGATGGGTATCCTGTAGAAGCTGATTCTTTATGGCTGCAGAACAGATTTTGGAACCCCTTCAAAGCTTCATCCGTTGCAGCAATATGA